Genomic window (Argopecten irradians isolate NY chromosome 13, Ai_NY, whole genome shotgun sequence):
GTGACATACAAGTTCGTCAACCTGCGTGACATACAAGTTCGTCCACCTGTGTGACGTACAAGTTCGCCCACCTGCGTGACGTACAAGTTCGTCCACCTGCATGACGTACAAGTTCGTCCACCTGCCTGACGTACAAGTTCGTCCACCTGCGTGACGTACAAGTTCGTCCACCTGCCTGGCGTACAAGTTCGTCCACCAGCGTGACATACAAGTTCGTCCACCTGCGTGACGTACAAGTTCGTCCACCTGCGTGACGTACAAGTTCGTCCACCTGCCTGACGTACAAGTTCGTCCACCTGCGTGACGTACAAGTTCGTCCACCTGCCTGGCGTACAAGTTCGTCCACCTGCGTGACATACAAGTTCGTCAACCTGCGTGACGTACAAGTTCGTCCACCTGCGTGACGTACAAGTTCGCCCACATGCGTGACATACAAGTTCGCCCACCAGCGTGAGGTACAAGTTCGTTCACCTGCGTGACGTACAAGTTCTTTAGGGATGTAATTTGGTGCGATAAATTActtgacaaaataaataacgttcacatttttttattactCCGCAGTCAATCAATACAAAGTTAATAATGCACTGTTCATGTTGGCATTCCACACTTGGTCAAGTCCTTTCACACCATATCATAAGTATAAACGTCTATCCTCACAAATAACGGCACTTATGCACCAAAATATTCCATTGGCCAATCCAAACCTTTACCTAATGCACCTGCTTTTATAAATCACCGTCATGCCTAATATGGACCAAATAAACCTATAGACCCactgcatataaacactatatggtAAGGTGATATATAGTCAATGACGGTCTTAGCCAACGTACCcaatcgcgacatctcggaATAATTTCCGTCAATCTGATTTCAGGAAGATTTCAGAAAGATTACaggaaatttctccgagggtATCCGATTGCAACGTACCAGTACAATCTGAACAAAATTAAAGGGAAGCAACTCAAATAGAAATAACTTGACAACTTAGCTATACACtatttgtttacaaacataatttagacaagCAGGTGGCATGGGCACATTTTGTGTAAGtaaataatcagtttatgttagAAATGCTTGGTATTGTTTAATTTAATTACACATTTACTTGACAAACGTGAATTATAACATTTTCTCCGCTGGATgtttgcaacactacggtcaaCAGGACagacggaatcgtagctctgcCGACGACCATaggtcagaaatcttccgtccgtcgcaCAGAGCTGTGTGCAAAATCCCCATTACAACTTTTCTTTTGTCGTGTAGTCATGGTGACAAATTATCTCTAAGAGGGTTTGGTGCCGAGTGTCGTTCACAGTATGATATCATCGTCTCTCCAACTCATCCATTGAGTAACTTCCCTTGGAGAAAGTCCTCCACACGTTTCTGTAATATAAAGGTTAGCAATTAAAAATAAGGTCACCCGTATCACACTGATGAGAGTTGTATTACACTGATGTCaattatgttacactcatttgaTTGAGTTGTGTTATACTCATGTATGTTATTACACTCATGTCAGTTATGTTAGATTTATCTCATTTGTGTTACACTGATGTCaattatgttacactcatttgaTTGAGTTGTGTTATACTCATGTATGTTGTTACACTCATGTCAGTTGTGCTACACTGATGTCAGTTGTGTCACAGTGATGTCAGTTATCTTACACACATGTGAGTTGTGTTACACTCATGTCAGTTGTGTGACACTCATGTCAACTGTGTTACACTCGATGTCAGTTATGTTACATTCATGTCAGTTATGTTACACTCATGTCAGTTATGTTACACTCAGGTCAGTTATGTTACACTCAGGTCAGTTATGTTACACTCATGTCAGTTATGTTACACTCAGGTCAGTTATGTTACACTCAGGTCAGTTATGTTACACTCATGTGAGTTGTGTAACACTCATGTCAGTTATGTTACACTCAGGTCAGTTGTGTTACACTCATGTGAGTTATGTTACACTCAGGTCAGTTATGTTACACTCAGGTCAGTTATGTTACACTCATGTGAGTTATGTTACACTCATGTCAGTTGTGTTACACTCAGGTCAGTTGTGTTACACTCAGGTCAGTTATGTTACACTCATGTCAGTTATGTTACACTCATGTCAGTTATGTTACACTCAGGTCAGTTATGTTACACTCATGTCAGTTATGTTACACTCATGTCAGTTGTGTTACACTCATGTCAGTTATGTTACACTCAGGTCAGTTATGTTACACTCAGGTCAGTTATGTTACACTCATGTCAGTTATGTTACACTCAGGTCAGTTATGTTACACTCAGGTCAGTTGTGTTACACTCAGGTCAGTTGTGTTACACTCATGTCAGTTGTGTTACACTCATGTCAGTTATGTTACACTCATGTCAGTTGTGTTACACTCATGTGAGTTATGTTACACTCAGGTCAGTTATGTTACACTTAGGTCAGTTATGTAACACTCATGTGAGTTATGTTACACTCAGGTCAGTTATGTTACACTCAGGTCAGTTATGTTACACTCATGTGAGTTATGTTACATTCAGGTCAGTTATGTTACACTCAGGTCAGTTATGTTACACTTAGGTCAGTTATGTAACACTCATGTGAGTTATGTTACATTCAGGTCAGTTATGTTACACTGAGGTCAGTTATAATACACTCAGGTCAGTTATGTAACACTCATGTCAGTTATGTTACACTCAGGTCAGTTATGTTACCCTCAGGTTAGTTATGTTACACTCAGGTCAGTTATGTAACACTCAGGTCAGTTATGTTACACTCATGTGAGTTATGTTACACACTCAGGTCAGTTATGTTACACTCAGGTTAGATATGTTACACTCAGGTCAGTTATGTAACACTCACGTCAGTTATGTTACACTCAGGTCAGTTATGTTACACTCAGGTTAGTTATGTTACACTCAGGTCAGTTATGTAACACTCACGTCAGTTATGTTACACTCAGGTCAGTTTTGTTACAATCAGGTCAGTTATGTTACACTCAGGTCAGTTATGTTACACTCAGGTTAGCTATGTAACATTGTACACTCAGGTCAGTTATGTTACACTCAGGTCAGTTATGTTACACTCAGGTCAGTTATGTTACACTCAGGTCAGTTATGTTACACTCAGGTCAGTTATGTTACACTCAGGTCAGTTATGTTACACTCAGGTCAGTTATGTAACACTCATGTGAGTTATGTTACACTAAGGTCAGTTATGTTACACTCAGGTTAGTTATGTTACACTCATGTGAGTTGTGTTACATTCATTTCAGTTATGTAACACATATGTCAGTTGTGTTTCACTCAGGTCAGTTATGTTACACTCATGTCAGTTATGTTACACTCATGTCAGTTGTGTTACACTCATGTCAGTTATGTTACACTCAGGTCAGTTATGTTACACTCATGTCAGTTATGTTAAACTCAGGTCAGTTATGTTACACTCAGGTCAGTTGTGTTACACTCAGGTCAGTTGTGTTACACTCAGGTCAGTTATGTTACACTCAGGTCAGTTATGTTACACTCATGTCAGTTATGTTACACTCAGGTCAGTTATGTTACACTTAAGTCAGTTATGTAACACTCATGTGAGTTATGTTACACTCAGGTCAGTTATGTAACACTCATGTGAGTTATGTTACACTCAGGTCAGTTATGTTACACTCAGGTCAGTTATGTTACACTCAGGTCAGTTATGTTACACTCAGGTCAGTTATGTTACACTCATGTGAGTTATGTTACATTCAGGTCAGTTATGTTACACGCAGGTCAGTTATGTTACACTTAGGTCAGTTATGTAACACTCATGTGAGTTATGTTACATTCAGGTCAGTTATGTTACACTCAGGTCAGTTATGTTACACTCAGGTCAGTTATGTTAAAATCAGGTCAGTTATGTTACACTCAGGTCAGTTATGTAACACTCATGTCAGTTTTGTTACACTCAGGTCAGTTATGTTACACTCAGGTTAGTTATGTTACACTCAGGTCAGTTATGTAACACTCAGGTCAGTTATGTTACACTCATGTGAGTTATGTTACACTCAGGTTAGTTATGTTACACTCAGGTCAGTTATGTAACACTCAGGTCAGTTATGTTACAATCAGGTCAGTTATGTTACACTCAGGTTAGTTATGTAACACTCAGGTCAGTTATGTAACACTCAGGTCAGTTATGTTACACTCAGGTCAGTTATGTAACACTCAGGTCAGTTATGTAACACTCATGTGAGTTATGTTATACTCAGGTCAGTTATGTTACACTCAGGTTAGTTATGTTGCACTCATGTCAGTTGTGTAACCTGAGTAGGTATCTCACAACCAGGTCTGCGATGTAATTTATAGTAATAACGATAGGTTTAATTTTGCAATATGTTatgcttttttttttcaattagaatgttacatatttgtttggttaaaaacaaataatccagttttgcttgttacgagtattttcattggctttaaaattaattttatcagcccataaaggaaaaatggcgtcaccgtttgtaacgtcgcttctgactGGCTGAGATGATGGTGTAaggatttcatagacaaaagagtccaaaaataaactttgatgaggttttctttattaaattaaattataaggattaatttggatatattttttatgttatggagatataacacaaatgtctGAGTGTACTCTCGTCATAAACCGGCTCcccggtttatttagagtacagtcagattttttttgttatatctccataacataaaaaatatattcaagttaatcctcaAATAAAATATTCCGGATCCCGATGACCGTtaactccaccgccgacagagcataaacgatgttaatcatttgaacaataattggtgttaactcgtgtatataaatatgcctaattaacacacaaaaaaataatataaaataatttatttcgcccttggtgcatgcgcagtcagtacttcattttataaaggatatagtgtcacggaattttttcgggatgcaattaattatttttcatatttttaacttgaagtaaaattagaagctcaaacttttcaatggtggtaatggtgtaaagaaagtaacttttgtaattgaagaaaaatactaaatcgtctgctcctgtttttcatagtgaaaaaataccatttgtcagcggtggagcatctttaacagcaCGATCTTTTACCTCGGATATCCGCACCTCTTCCGTCCCACACAGGGCCTCGTCGCATTCTCTTGAGTTCCTCGTCATCGATTCGAGGGCTAGATCCAATAGTTGTGATACCTACGTCATTAAAACGCGGGCTTTTTACTTTGTTCTGCGTATCACGTGGTGTAATGACGATCTTTTTCACGACTTCGTCATCAGCACGTGGGATTTCCCGTGGGTCTAAGGATTCGTTTGTTATATCACCCAAGCAAGATTTTGGAAATATACTATGTCTGTCCTTTTTCCGAGTTGTTAAATCTATGCATCTGTGTTCCACGTCATCATTATTTGCTGTATTAATCGTCATACCATTGTGCGTATTCTTGCGTGTTTCCTTTGTGGCCATGGGTGTTGTGGCATTGCTAGATTTAATTGACTTCTTCACTTTTAATTCCTGACGTTGTGTGCTCGTCTCGATACCACTGTTCGGAGTAATCGGAactttttcttttgtttcatGAAGTGAAGTTTCCAGCTGTACACGATCCCTAGATACAACCGGATTTTTTATTTCCGTTCCACGCCTGAGTGTATCGCTTTCTGTGCAGTTTCTGGGTTTTAGTGGCATTTTTATTTCCGTTTCACTACGTGGTGAGTTTAACGAAAGTTCGTCGTCCATATCATTGTACTCGTCGAATGTTGTTTTGCCGCCATCGCGGGGAGTAGATGGAAGACTTGTGTGTGTACTAGTCCCTCGGGGTGTTGTTACAACCTTCGTGATCACCACATCATCATCCTCGGGACCCTCACAGCTATTACGCGAAGACGATGAAATCGATTGAACTTTCGTTTTCGCGGTACGCACAGATGGTGCTCGTTTTGGTCCaagttttcccgccaaattggatGAGGACAGAGACCGACGGTGTATGGGCGATTCTAACGGCTGAAAAAACGAGTTTTCGTACTGTTTCGGCTGCGTGTTGGATTTTACATGTGGTTTCTTCATTATGGCGAAATGACCTGGGTCCAGTGTAGTCTCTATGACGATTTTTCTCTCTGGTGTGTGTTCATATTCTACCGTCTTTTCGTAAATAGCGGGTAAAAAATCGACTTGGCCTGAGCACTTAACGTCATCGATGTCGTTATCACAGTTGTGGTTGTTTTGTGTCAAAACGAGGCAAGGGATACGGAAAACATCAAATAGCCAACCGATAGTGAACATTCCGAAGGTACATAGGTATAGTAACGCCCAGCCCTTTCTACCTAAGTAGTAATGATGGACTCCGAACAACCCGAACGAAAACCACAACAGGTAGACATCGTCAGTGTGGACCAATCCGAGTCCCTCCCCACGGAGATGGCGGTTCTCACGGTGTATTAGGTAAGGTACCCGGAACAAATCCACCAACCAACCCACCCCGAACACCCCGCACGTCACCGTATATAACAGTCCCCACTTCCACCGGTTCAGGTAGTAATGGTGAAGTCCGAGTACTCCGAATGGCGATAGTGCGAACAGATAAGCCGTTGTTTGACTTTTCTTCTTCGGAACATTTTCCAGTGGTGTGTTATAAATAGAAACAAGGGAAGGAATCCTGAAAAAATCCACAATCCATCCCAAACCGTACACTCCGAACGTACAGAGGTAGACGATACCTAGGACATAATTCTCCAGGTAAAAATGGTGGAAACCTGCAACACCAGATGTGGGGGAGCACTGTTAGCATGGTAACAAGGGGCGATAACTCATACACAAGTGGTGATCGTAAACATGGAAAGAGTGCTGTTACAAgtcaacaaaatatgtatgcaTTAATTGATAAGGCATTTGTTGAAAAAGCATACGGTCTTGTTTTAGATAGGAGAATATATCGTACTCTTGATATCCATACtgaatactccaggggttactatcattatcGCTGATTATCTCGTACATATactaaaactgaaggcagtccaggagaaaaaatTATGAGCAGTCAAAGGTCTGCAAAAACAttttacagagagagcgacgcccaatttcaaagccacagagtcaaccacagtgtaccgtatTACGATTTCTGTGATGTACaacaaaggactaaattacctgttctgttgtctccagttttactaggAGGAAGTTTCATGtaaggggtggatataacgtcagtaatagtaacccctggagtatcgatgatgcTTTATCAGTGGAAGTAAAGTAATTTCAGTAAATATAAATCGCCTAAACAAGAAAGAGGGTGGTACATGTAGTTAAGCTGTTGGGAATTTCCAAAACATAACTGAACATTCCTAAAATTGAGCAAAATAGTGACCCCTCCCCCATCCCCTCATAAAGAGCCCCGCggtaccacctacacccggtggtaaaggacttacatgtattacactgttacaatgttaaaactcaccagtgattgactgtaccacctacacccggtagtaaaggacttacatgtattacactgttacaatgttaaatctcaccagtgattgactgtaaCACCTACACCCGGTagtaaaggacttacatgtattacactgttacaatgttaaaactcaccagtgattgactgtaccacctacacccggtagtaaaggacttacatgtattacactgttacaatgttaaatctcaccagtgattgactgtaccacctacacccggtggtaaaggacttacatgtattacactgttacaatgttaaatctcaccagtgactgactgtaccacctacacccggtagtaaaggacttacatgtattacactgttacaatgttaaatctcaccagtgactgactgtaccacctacacccggtggtaaaggacttacatgtattacacagttacaatgttaaatctcaccagtgattgactgtaccacctacacccggtagtaaaggacttacatgtattacactgttacaatgttaaaactcaccagtgattgactgtaccacctacacctGGTGGTtaaggacttacatgtatta
Coding sequences:
- the LOC138306344 gene encoding uncharacterized protein → MSTMSSFETVLAQLDEEAKRERALQLQAKQKLQKSATVAYVLAFSLGMFGAHHFYLGRPLFGVAYLLTLGLCGVGYIVDLFRIGSLVEEANDFTEDLDDEVDTKTNVDAYILWFPCGILGFHHFYLENYVLGIVYLCTFGVYGLGWIVDFFRIPSLVSIYNTPLENVPKKKSQTTAYLFALSPFGVLGLHHYYLNRWKWGLLYTVTCGVFGVGWLVDLFRVPYLIHRENRHLRGEGLGLVHTDDVYLLWFSFGLFGVHHYYLGRKGWALLYLCTFGMFTIGWLFDVFRIPCLVLTQNNHNCDNDIDDVKCSGQVDFLPAIYEKTVEYEHTPERKIVIETTLDPGHFAIMKKPHVKSNTQPKQYENSFFQPLESPIHRRSLSSSNLAGKLGPKRAPSVRTAKTKVQSISSSSRNSCEGPEDDDVVITKVVTTPRGTSTHTSLPSTPRDGGKTTFDEYNDMDDELSLNSPRSETEIKMPLKPRNCTESDTLRRGTEIKNPVVSRDRVQLETSLHETKEKVPITPNSGIETSTQRQELKVKKSIKSSNATTPMATKETRKNTHNGMTINTANNDDVEHRCIDLTTRKKDRHSIFPKSCLGDITNESLDPREIPRADDEVVKKIVITPRDTQNKVKSPRFNDVGITTIGSSPRIDDEELKRMRRGPVWDGRGADIRETCGGLSPREVTQWMSWRDDDIIL